One genomic region from Haloprofundus salinisoli encodes:
- a CDS encoding class I SAM-dependent methyltransferase has translation MIGYWKSAVDQGVNFGTIREAIGERGSLIAIDYSPEMIEKAEERVENHGWENIKVFRADATTADLDGPYDAAITTLALSVMPDVERAVRNVHSALKPGASLGVLEIQEFQTGPLRVFNPLLKRFLRWYANWNPNENVRLVIDDVFEEVEPLDTFMLGTVHTMIASRTTP, from the coding sequence GTGATAGGGTACTGGAAATCGGCTGTGGACCAGGGGGTGAATTTCGGTACAATTCGGGAGGCAATCGGTGAGCGAGGTTCCCTGATTGCAATCGACTATAGCCCCGAGATGATCGAAAAAGCCGAAGAGCGTGTCGAGAATCATGGGTGGGAAAATATCAAGGTCTTCCGCGCCGACGCAACTACGGCTGACCTTGACGGCCCGTATGATGCAGCAATCACAACGCTCGCGTTGAGTGTAATGCCTGACGTTGAACGGGCCGTCCGGAACGTTCACTCTGCACTTAAACCGGGTGCCTCACTTGGAGTTCTTGAGATACAGGAATTTCAGACCGGACCACTGCGTGTCTTCAATCCGCTACTGAAGAGGTTCTTACGTTGGTACGCAAATTGGAATCCGAATGAAAACGTTCGTCTGGTTATCGATGATGTCTTCGAAGAAGTTGAACCCCTCGACACATTCATGCTAGGCACAGTACATACGATGATAGCATCACGGACGACTCCATAA
- a CDS encoding tyrosine-type recombinase/integrase — protein MSHHNQPATEWADRHRRALTTRHTHEDVLTDRQFELLLEACSTLPALHNFEARFICLIAGRLGLRAGEIAHFQTAWVNWNRRTIRIPQHEPCRCGYCRRQARQEATHNDDLSVEDAVASRWHPKTVASARLIPFDLSLRLELCVERFANRYDRFPRSRSTINRRVQAAANAADLSGRIYPHCLRATAASYHAYKGVAPVPLQALMGWSDLATAQKYIRISGTATADALRRVHHR, from the coding sequence GTGTCCCATCACAACCAACCTGCGACTGAATGGGCGGATCGCCACCGGCGGGCGCTCACGACCCGGCACACCCATGAGGATGTCCTCACCGACCGTCAGTTCGAACTCTTGCTGGAAGCGTGTTCGACACTTCCAGCGCTACACAATTTTGAGGCGCGATTTATCTGTCTCATCGCAGGGCGACTCGGGCTTCGGGCTGGTGAAATCGCGCACTTTCAGACCGCGTGGGTGAACTGGAACCGCCGAACGATTCGTATCCCACAACACGAACCGTGCCGGTGCGGGTACTGCCGACGACAGGCCCGACAGGAAGCCACCCACAACGACGACCTCTCTGTCGAGGATGCTGTCGCGTCCCGCTGGCATCCAAAGACCGTGGCCTCGGCTCGACTCATCCCATTTGACCTCTCGCTTCGGCTGGAGCTGTGTGTTGAACGCTTTGCCAACCGCTACGATAGGTTTCCTCGGTCGCGGTCAACAATCAATAGACGAGTGCAGGCTGCCGCGAACGCGGCTGACCTCTCGGGTCGGATCTATCCACACTGTCTGCGAGCGACCGCCGCCAGCTATCACGCCTACAAGGGTGTTGCCCCGGTGCCGCTCCAAGCTCTGATGGGGTGGAGCGATCTGGCGACTGCACAGAAATACATCCGTATCTCCGGGACAGCGACCGCTGATGCGCTGCGTCGAGTCCACCACCGGTAG
- a CDS encoding PAS domain-containing protein, with protein sequence MIGEVTRALITTTKNEIRQRICEQFVASELYSFAWIDRYNPEKEEKIPTASAGIAENTLNGETITEESPQSELTNEAVRTQEITVVQNLVTDPPCEEWREHALKHDYRTCAVIPLVYEEAMYGVLHLATNRSQGFGALERESLAEFGVTIAYAFENAESPANTDSTERTEAETGMTKVAAESEQERRLYETIISSTPDLVYAFDLDYRFIFANDALLEMWGQTYEESIGKTLQENGYEPWHAEMHEREINQVVETKEPIRGEVAFQHAELGHRIYDYIFAPVLNDEGEVEAVTGTTRDITERKEAEEALQKSKERFRTLINASSDVVYRMSPGWSEMHRLEGKEFMNDTHKPTSNWLDKYIHPDDQKRVTEVIDEAIRTKSTFEMEHQVEQVDGSLGWTFSRAVPILDEDGDIVEWIGMASDITERKQYEWELKRTLDLLEKTEQIADVGGWEIDVNTKEVFWTDHLFDILEVSYDEEPPLDEALDVYYEEDRPIVKNAVEEALDAGEPFDIESRIRTPSGEIRWLRIQGSPEVEDGEVVSLRGAVQDVTERKHREQRLGELIEELEESNERLEQFAYAASHDLQEPLRMVSSYLQLVEQRYAGELDEAGREFIEFAVDGADRMRDMIQGLLKYSRVESRGEPFEPVSLDDVLANVRTDLQVKIAETDAEITSESLPHVEGDQGQLRQLFQNLLDNAFEYSGDKPARVHVAAEERGQKWAVSVSDEGIGINPDDSERVFEVFQRLHTADEHQGTGIGLALCERIVERHNGNIWVESEPGEGATFWFTLPPVRT encoded by the coding sequence GTGATAGGAGAAGTCACCCGAGCGTTAATCACGACCACCAAAAACGAGATACGGCAACGCATTTGTGAGCAGTTCGTAGCATCGGAGTTGTACTCCTTTGCGTGGATTGACCGCTATAACCCAGAGAAAGAGGAGAAGATTCCGACAGCCTCCGCCGGGATCGCGGAGAATACACTCAATGGAGAGACTATTACCGAGGAGTCACCTCAATCGGAACTGACAAACGAGGCAGTGCGCACGCAAGAGATCACAGTTGTACAGAATCTCGTTACCGACCCGCCTTGCGAGGAATGGCGCGAGCATGCCCTCAAACATGACTATCGAACCTGCGCGGTCATTCCCCTCGTTTACGAGGAGGCTATGTACGGAGTCTTGCATCTGGCTACTAACCGGTCGCAAGGATTTGGCGCGCTTGAGCGAGAATCGCTCGCAGAGTTTGGAGTAACAATCGCATACGCCTTCGAAAATGCGGAGTCGCCTGCGAATACTGATAGCACCGAGCGCACGGAAGCTGAGACGGGGATGACGAAAGTGGCCGCTGAGTCCGAGCAGGAACGGCGGCTTTACGAGACCATCATTTCCAGTACTCCCGACCTTGTATACGCGTTCGACCTCGACTACCGCTTCATATTCGCCAACGATGCACTGCTAGAGATGTGGGGTCAAACCTACGAAGAGTCCATCGGAAAGACCCTACAGGAAAACGGCTACGAGCCGTGGCACGCGGAGATGCACGAACGCGAGATTAACCAGGTCGTAGAGACGAAAGAACCCATCCGCGGCGAGGTAGCGTTTCAACACGCCGAGCTCGGTCACCGAATCTACGACTACATCTTTGCGCCTGTACTCAACGACGAGGGGGAAGTCGAAGCCGTCACCGGAACGACACGCGATATCACCGAGCGCAAGGAAGCCGAAGAGGCGCTTCAGAAGAGCAAGGAGCGATTCCGGACGTTGATCAACGCTAGCTCGGATGTAGTATATCGCATGAGCCCCGGTTGGAGCGAAATGCACCGCCTTGAAGGCAAGGAGTTCATGAACGATACACACAAACCGACCAGCAATTGGCTTGATAAATACATTCACCCAGACGACCAGAAGCGCGTAACGGAGGTCATTGACGAAGCTATCCGAACCAAAAGCACCTTCGAGATGGAACATCAGGTGGAGCAGGTCGATGGGAGTTTGGGCTGGACGTTCTCGCGTGCGGTGCCGATACTGGATGAGGACGGTGACATCGTCGAGTGGATCGGTATGGCGAGCGATATCACCGAGCGCAAACAGTATGAGTGGGAACTCAAACGGACGCTGGATTTGCTCGAAAAGACCGAGCAAATCGCTGATGTCGGCGGTTGGGAGATTGACGTGAATACAAAGGAAGTATTTTGGACAGATCATCTCTTCGATATCTTGGAAGTGTCCTACGATGAGGAACCGCCATTGGATGAGGCGCTCGATGTCTATTACGAAGAGGACCGGCCGATCGTCAAGAATGCAGTTGAGGAGGCACTTGACGCCGGCGAACCATTCGATATAGAATCTCGAATCCGAACCCCTAGCGGAGAGATACGCTGGCTCCGTATCCAAGGGAGTCCGGAAGTTGAGGATGGGGAAGTTGTCTCGCTCCGCGGGGCAGTCCAAGACGTTACCGAACGTAAACACCGAGAGCAGCGGTTAGGTGAGTTGATCGAGGAACTTGAGGAATCGAACGAGCGTCTTGAGCAGTTCGCCTATGCCGCCTCTCATGATCTTCAGGAACCGCTCCGGATGGTGTCAAGCTACCTCCAACTGGTCGAGCAACGGTACGCCGGCGAACTTGACGAGGCTGGACGTGAGTTCATCGAGTTCGCGGTGGATGGCGCTGATCGAATGCGTGATATGATTCAAGGGCTCCTAAAATATTCCCGAGTCGAGAGCCGTGGTGAGCCCTTTGAACCAGTTAGTCTGGATGACGTCCTCGCGAACGTCCGTACCGACCTTCAAGTGAAAATAGCGGAAACGGATGCTGAGATCACCTCTGAATCCCTCCCTCACGTTGAGGGGGATCAAGGACAACTCCGCCAACTGTTTCAGAACCTCCTAGACAACGCATTCGAGTATAGTGGTGACAAGCCGGCGCGAGTGCATGTTGCCGCAGAGGAACGTGGCCAGAAGTGGGCCGTCTCGGTAAGCGACGAGGGAATCGGTATCAATCCTGACGACAGCGAGCGAGTCTTTGAGGTCTTCCAGAGGCTTCACACCGCCGACGAGCACCAGGGAACTGGCATCGGCCTCGCGCTCTGCGAGCGAATAGTAGAGCGTCACAATGGCAATATCTGGGTTGAGTCTGAGCCCGGAGAAGGCGCAACGTTTTGGTTTACTCTTCCCCCGGTGAGAACTTGA